AGAAACCTCTCCGTCAAGATATCTGCCAAAAGCTATTTTCTCTGAAGTTGCTTCCGCATGAAAATCAACAAAAATACAAGGTGTTTCTTTTTTTAACTCGGTAACTATTTTTTTACATATAAGAAAAGGGTTTTCTGTTTGAGGTAACATAAATGTCCTACCCATTGCGCAGACTACAGCTAGTTTTTTGCCGTTTCCCTTGACAATAATATAACCTTCTCCAGGAGTTCCAGGGGGATAATTGATAGGACGTAGTAGTCTTGGTTCATCTTGAATGAAAGAAATGATCTCTTTTTGATCCCAGGCATGATCCCCAAGAGTAATCACATCAATACCAAGCCTGAGAAATTCATAGGTAATTTTTGGAGTTATACCATTTCCTCCAGCTGCATTTTCTCCATTTGCCAAGATGAAATCAGGTTGATAAAACGACCTAATTTTTGGAATAGACAGTCTTAAAGCTTCTCTTCCTACTTCTCCGACAACATCACCAAAAAATACAACTTTCAACTTGTTGTGAACCAATAAACTTTTTTATGGATGTTGAATAAGAAATCAACTCGATTGTAAAAGAATACGTTATTTTTGGGTATATGGGCAAATCGTTAATTTGCCCATATATAATTTTAAAAGAAGGACAAATCCAGAGATTTTATCCTCTACGTGATCTTCCCGAATTTTCTCTGTGTCTATGAGGTCTTTCTTCCCTAGGCTTCGCTTCGTTGACAACGATTTGCCGGCCGCTAACATTTGTTCCGTTAAGATTATTGATAGCTGCTTGGGCGGCTTGAGATGAATCCATTGTAACAAAAGCAAAC
The DNA window shown above is from Methylacidiphilum caldifontis and carries:
- a CDS encoding TIGR00282 family metallophosphoesterase; amino-acid sequence: MKVVFFGDVVGEVGREALRLSIPKIRSFYQPDFILANGENAAGGNGITPKITYEFLRLGIDVITLGDHAWDQKEIISFIQDEPRLLRPINYPPGTPGEGYIIVKGNGKKLAVVCAMGRTFMLPQTENPFLICKKIVTELKKETPCIFVDFHAEATSEKIAFGRYLDGEVSAVVGTHTHVQTADETIFPGGTAYITDVGFCGAHNSVIGREIAPIIHRYTTLLPTKFILATENPRTDGIFVEIDEESGKAKKIERIQLSLSLS
- a CDS encoding RNA recognition motif domain-containing protein — protein: MNRTRLYVGNLPFRISENDLREIFEPYGQVNEINLIVDKMTGQSRGFAFVTMDSSQAAQAAINNLNGTNVSGRQIVVNEAKPREERPHRHRENSGRSRRG